A stretch of Microbacterium sp. LWH3-1.2 DNA encodes these proteins:
- a CDS encoding DUF6766 family protein — MSMRPIRPLRDNALSLAFGALFVLALSGQSIAGFLEGNERLQEHGLAPLGFDAYLTSSDFVVDVAENWQSEFLQFTLFIAATIWLVQRGSPESKKPGDEGPGSDEEQLVAEHARADSPEWARVRGIRLAMFSNSLLLVMGGVFVLSWLVQSLAGTVVLNTENAEHGQPAITWAEYLVTPDFWNRTLQNWQSEFLAVGAMIALSIFLRQRGSSESKPVGAPHRESSVESE, encoded by the coding sequence ATGAGCATGCGCCCGATCCGCCCGCTCCGCGACAACGCTCTGAGCCTCGCCTTCGGCGCACTGTTCGTGCTCGCCCTTTCCGGCCAATCGATCGCCGGATTCCTCGAGGGCAACGAGCGGCTGCAGGAGCACGGCCTCGCACCGCTCGGGTTCGATGCCTACCTCACGTCTTCGGACTTCGTGGTCGACGTCGCCGAGAACTGGCAGTCCGAGTTCCTGCAGTTCACCCTGTTCATCGCTGCCACGATCTGGCTGGTGCAGCGCGGTTCCCCCGAGTCGAAGAAGCCGGGCGATGAGGGGCCAGGCAGCGACGAGGAGCAGCTCGTCGCCGAGCACGCACGAGCGGACTCCCCCGAGTGGGCGCGGGTACGCGGCATCCGTCTCGCGATGTTCTCGAACTCGCTGCTGCTGGTGATGGGGGGCGTCTTCGTGCTCTCGTGGCTGGTGCAGTCGCTCGCGGGCACCGTCGTATTGAACACGGAGAACGCGGAGCACGGGCAACCCGCGATCACCTGGGCCGAGTACCTCGTCACTCCGGACTTCTGGAACCGGACGCTTCAGAACTGGCAGTCGGAGTTCCTCGCCGTCGGCGCGATGATCGCACTGTCGATCTTCCTGCGGCAGCGCGGCTCGAGCGAGTCGAAGCCGGTCGGAGCGCCGCACCGCGAGTCGTCGGTGGAAAGCGAGTGA
- a CDS encoding sensor histidine kinase yields the protein MTAPAPNADPRSDAVASAGPAELPATVDRILGTRRSTLILALTVFVTTTVQVLVQPLAALIQGGVEWTLIFPPPVLLSLLVLGCAVQAASFLLSDRVPEATVLIVTVVYIGLMVGLAVPTWLIGMYLVIALALFLLATRRPLAVTIAWLVGVVVVTAGAMILWIFTTGLAPTIAVGFVTAEAVRIAAPAIAGTALGAWWGVKTRRVALARTEAEAAKREHDKRVEEAEQRERARIAQELHDVAGQHLAGLITLADAALTIAPERPGDALRLVEEVRNEGRFAAASLAGALTDLRAVGTEPREMTRDLRQAAELFEYWRRRGMNIRLAASGRVDELPAVVSATAYRCTQEAITNAAKHAPGAEVDVEITVGPDRVGVLISNGSAPSGTQPVSGLGLGWGLSGIRERIDLLRGTFMFGATPEGGWMVRFGIPFATTD from the coding sequence GTGACCGCTCCCGCACCCAACGCCGACCCGCGTTCTGACGCGGTCGCCTCGGCAGGACCCGCCGAGCTTCCTGCGACCGTGGATCGGATTCTGGGTACGCGGCGGTCCACCTTGATTCTCGCGCTAACGGTCTTCGTGACGACGACCGTCCAGGTTCTCGTGCAACCACTTGCCGCCCTCATCCAGGGCGGGGTGGAGTGGACGCTCATCTTCCCCCCGCCGGTGCTGCTGTCGCTGCTCGTGCTCGGGTGCGCTGTCCAGGCGGCCTCGTTCCTGTTGAGTGACCGAGTGCCCGAGGCCACGGTCCTGATCGTCACCGTCGTCTACATCGGGCTCATGGTGGGGTTGGCGGTGCCGACATGGCTGATCGGCATGTACCTCGTGATCGCGCTGGCGTTGTTCCTGCTCGCGACGCGGAGGCCGCTCGCCGTTACGATCGCGTGGTTGGTGGGCGTCGTGGTGGTCACAGCGGGCGCCATGATCCTCTGGATCTTCACGACCGGGCTGGCACCGACCATCGCGGTCGGCTTCGTGACGGCAGAGGCGGTGCGGATCGCGGCACCCGCGATCGCCGGGACCGCACTGGGCGCGTGGTGGGGGGTGAAGACTCGGCGTGTTGCCCTCGCGCGCACCGAGGCGGAGGCAGCCAAGCGGGAGCACGACAAGCGTGTCGAGGAGGCGGAGCAGCGGGAGCGTGCCCGGATCGCGCAGGAGCTTCACGATGTGGCGGGGCAGCACCTTGCAGGATTGATCACGCTGGCCGACGCGGCGTTGACGATCGCGCCCGAACGACCCGGCGATGCGCTGAGACTCGTCGAGGAGGTCCGCAATGAAGGCCGCTTCGCCGCCGCGAGCCTCGCGGGGGCGCTCACCGACCTGCGCGCCGTCGGCACGGAGCCGCGGGAGATGACCCGAGACCTGAGGCAGGCGGCCGAGCTCTTCGAGTATTGGCGAAGGCGCGGGATGAACATCCGGCTCGCCGCGAGCGGCCGCGTCGATGAGCTTCCTGCTGTCGTCTCCGCGACCGCGTACCGGTGCACGCAGGAAGCGATCACCAACGCGGCCAAGCATGCGCCCGGCGCGGAGGTCGACGTCGAGATCACGGTGGGACCCGACCGCGTCGGGGTGCTGATCTCCAACGGGTCCGCGCCCTCCGGGACTCAGCCCGTCTCTGGCCTCGGCTTGGGCTGGGGGCTCAGCGGAATCCGGGAACGTATCGACCTGCTGAGGGGCACGTTCATGTTCGGGGCGACACCAGAGGGCGGCTGGATGGTGCGGTTCGGCATCCCCTTCGCCACGACCGACTGA
- a CDS encoding response regulator transcription factor, with the protein MTDGSTSIRVLIADDNRSVRKGLRLQLEAARGIHVLGEVSNGVAAVTVAHRERADVVLMDLQMPGMSGVEATRELTRSTNERRVAVIVMTSYAMDAYVTDALDAGAIGYLLKSHDSDQLLAAIHAAMRGEALISHRVTTPVVREFARRGAADPEMVARLSAAERRVVAVLSSGTTSNERIADRLRVSVHTVRSQMQSALKKVGMDDRTQLALWGARNHLDRDVDSLN; encoded by the coding sequence ATGACCGACGGCTCCACCTCGATCCGTGTGCTGATCGCCGACGACAACCGCTCTGTGCGTAAAGGGCTGCGCCTGCAGCTCGAGGCGGCCCGGGGGATCCACGTCCTCGGCGAGGTCTCCAACGGCGTAGCCGCCGTCACCGTCGCGCACCGCGAACGCGCCGATGTGGTGCTCATGGATCTTCAGATGCCGGGGATGAGCGGTGTCGAGGCGACGCGGGAACTGACCCGGTCGACGAACGAGCGAAGGGTCGCGGTCATCGTGATGACCAGCTATGCGATGGACGCCTACGTGACGGATGCGCTCGACGCCGGCGCGATCGGCTATCTCCTGAAGAGTCACGACTCCGACCAGCTGCTGGCGGCGATTCACGCCGCGATGCGTGGGGAGGCGCTCATCTCGCACCGGGTGACCACGCCGGTGGTCCGCGAGTTCGCACGACGTGGCGCGGCCGACCCCGAGATGGTCGCCCGGCTCTCGGCGGCTGAACGGCGCGTGGTCGCTGTGCTGTCCAGCGGCACCACCAGCAATGAGCGGATCGCCGACCGCCTTCGCGTCTCCGTGCACACCGTCCGTTCGCAGATGCAGTCTGCGTTGAAGAAGGTCGGCATGGACGACCGCACGCAGCTCGCGCTGTGGGGTGCCCGCAACCATCTGGACAGAGACGTCGACTCGCTCAATTGA
- a CDS encoding RidA family protein yields the protein MPRKIIITPDAPSSPLYSQAVRAGTHLYVSGVVGFDVGTGTLAGETIQEQTRQALANCETILKAGGAGLEDVVEIGVLLTRPEDFAGLNEEYARWFPSAAPARYVAKLGVELPGILVSYE from the coding sequence TTGCCCAGGAAGATCATCATCACACCGGACGCTCCGAGCTCGCCGCTGTACAGTCAGGCGGTGCGTGCCGGCACCCATCTCTACGTCTCCGGCGTCGTGGGCTTCGACGTCGGTACGGGGACCCTCGCCGGTGAGACGATCCAGGAACAGACGCGCCAGGCGCTCGCGAACTGCGAGACGATCCTGAAGGCGGGCGGGGCCGGGCTCGAGGACGTCGTCGAGATCGGCGTCCTCCTCACGAGACCCGAAGACTTCGCCGGGCTCAATGAGGAGTACGCGCGCTGGTTCCCATCGGCCGCACCCGCGCGGTATGTCGCGAAGCTCGGCGTCGAGCTGCCCGGCATTCTGGTGTCATACGAATGA